One region of Acaryochloris thomasi RCC1774 genomic DNA includes:
- a CDS encoding 5-formyltetrahydrofolate cyclo-ligase codes for MQLSKQVLRRQLLQQRQALPEAEWQQKSDRISDHLRQAAFFQQARTVFAYLSFRQEPTLQSLFDDQHQWGVPRCVGSELVWHHWQPHDLDQLQPGKYGIMEPKATLPILSPAVADLILIPAVACSAQGYRLGYGGGYYDRLLSQWPHLKTIGLVFDDADRLPLPTDPWDQPLKAICTEAGFRQPDGKT; via the coding sequence GTGCAGCTTTCTAAACAGGTATTGCGACGGCAATTGCTACAGCAACGTCAGGCACTCCCGGAAGCGGAGTGGCAGCAAAAGAGCGATCGCATCTCTGATCATCTTCGCCAAGCCGCGTTTTTTCAGCAGGCACGCACCGTTTTTGCCTATCTTAGTTTCCGTCAAGAGCCAACCCTGCAGTCCCTATTTGATGATCAGCACCAATGGGGGGTACCGCGATGTGTGGGTTCCGAGCTGGTGTGGCACCATTGGCAGCCCCATGATCTTGACCAGCTCCAGCCGGGAAAATACGGCATCATGGAGCCAAAAGCCACCCTGCCGATTCTGTCACCTGCAGTGGCGGACCTGATCTTAATTCCAGCCGTGGCCTGCAGTGCCCAGGGATACCGCCTGGGATACGGGGGAGGATATTACGATCGTCTGCTGAGCCAGTGGCCTCACTTAAAGACGATTGGCCTTGTCTTTGATGATGCCGATCGGCTGCCATTACCCACAGATCCCTGGGACCAGCCCTTGAAAGCCATTTGTACCGAGGCTGGATTTAGACAACCTGATGGAAAAACTTAA
- a CDS encoding caspase family protein: MSLTRRAFLQQTGLTLAGLGFGDVLRTGAQKYQQALADPTPRKLALLVGINQYASDAKLPNLKGCLTDLDLHRELLVHRFGFKPGDIVELRNKDATVSNLEAALVEHLIKQARPHDVVVFHFSGYGRQIDVSPSLIDRVDVLPDTPLNALVPFDALNVSDDQPELNAFLLRDLSRLLRSLTTDQLVSVLDMGLTHPNTDELGHLRVRSLPTASLTVNAVRDISIQDEVWAQLSPSEQLKQRIQRSQRLPGLALAAADSGQTAVEVQWHNYAAGLFTAALTHELWQAMPATTLTFAMNRTVTDVAQPMGEIQVPQFITPRSQQSLIYGAPQEPTADGVVIANDNAVWLGGISPHVLEQYEPQTCFQVLPSSEPVAPAVGAETAPLPSKQRQVQLVSRSGFTGTTEVEGEKDAAPLQTGQLLQEAIRVLPTTLDLNVALGKALDRVERVDATSAFSDLDHMSPVTTSDQPADYLFTKTAMLSTTAANEPETTERTAPSYGLCLLGGTPLSGSSGDPGEAVKTAVRRLRPMLETMLAAKLMEMTVNAAASKVGAIATLETIEADKPKTLVSQYTPRAPWTTSGLANTAPQESIVSLEAGSQIRYQISNYSDRPLYWLLLSVNGTQPIACYSQADQSEVIADRIAPGTSLTVPPEGNKWKLHGPAGFCTTYVIVSRQPLTKTLTHLQDQVGQDAAGEVVTFSELLEVTRQLLKDLNDMSTEAAKAAEIAADAGWALDLDQWATFKFFHQVV; encoded by the coding sequence ATGTCCCTGACCCGCCGCGCCTTTTTGCAACAAACCGGTCTCACGCTCGCTGGGCTGGGTTTCGGTGATGTCCTACGAACAGGAGCGCAAAAATATCAGCAGGCTTTAGCAGATCCTACGCCTCGTAAGTTGGCGTTGCTGGTCGGCATCAATCAGTACGCTTCTGATGCAAAGCTGCCAAATCTGAAGGGATGTCTCACCGATCTAGATTTACACCGAGAGCTGCTGGTTCATCGGTTTGGATTCAAGCCGGGTGATATCGTTGAGCTGCGTAACAAAGATGCCACTGTCAGCAACTTAGAAGCGGCGTTGGTTGAACATTTAATCAAGCAGGCTCGCCCCCACGATGTGGTTGTATTTCACTTCAGTGGTTATGGTCGTCAAATTGATGTGAGTCCATCGTTGATAGATCGCGTCGATGTTTTACCTGATACTCCTCTCAATGCTCTAGTCCCCTTTGATGCCCTCAACGTTAGCGATGATCAGCCAGAACTCAATGCTTTTTTGCTGAGGGATTTAAGTCGATTACTGCGATCTCTGACAACGGATCAACTCGTGAGTGTTCTGGACATGGGTCTGACTCACCCAAACACAGATGAACTCGGTCATCTGCGCGTTCGATCTCTACCCACGGCATCTCTAACCGTCAATGCCGTTCGAGATATTTCGATACAGGATGAGGTCTGGGCGCAGCTTTCACCTAGCGAACAGCTCAAGCAGCGAATCCAGCGCTCCCAGCGTCTGCCGGGGTTGGCACTGGCGGCGGCTGATAGCGGACAGACTGCGGTAGAAGTGCAGTGGCATAATTATGCAGCGGGTCTGTTCACGGCTGCTTTAACCCACGAATTATGGCAGGCCATGCCGGCGACAACCTTAACTTTTGCAATGAATCGCACGGTTACGGATGTCGCACAACCGATGGGAGAGATTCAAGTTCCGCAGTTCATAACGCCTCGGAGTCAGCAATCGCTGATCTACGGCGCACCGCAAGAGCCAACGGCGGATGGAGTTGTAATCGCGAATGATAATGCGGTCTGGCTAGGCGGAATTAGCCCCCACGTGCTAGAGCAGTATGAGCCCCAAACCTGCTTCCAGGTTTTACCGAGTTCTGAGCCTGTAGCGCCAGCAGTAGGGGCTGAGACAGCGCCACTGCCTTCTAAGCAGCGACAGGTTCAATTGGTTTCAAGATCTGGTTTCACGGGAACGACTGAGGTAGAGGGGGAAAAGGATGCTGCCCCTTTGCAAACAGGGCAGCTCCTTCAAGAAGCGATTCGAGTGCTGCCGACCACTCTCGATCTGAATGTGGCTTTGGGCAAAGCGTTAGACAGAGTGGAGCGGGTTGATGCCACTAGCGCGTTTTCTGATCTAGACCACATGAGTCCAGTGACGACGAGCGATCAGCCTGCTGATTACTTATTTACCAAGACGGCAATGCTGTCTACCACGGCTGCGAACGAGCCTGAAACAACGGAGAGAACGGCTCCTAGCTATGGTTTATGTCTTTTGGGGGGTACGCCGCTTTCCGGGAGTTCTGGTGACCCTGGAGAGGCAGTCAAAACAGCCGTTCGTCGTCTGCGACCCATGCTGGAAACGATGCTGGCGGCCAAGCTAATGGAGATGACGGTAAATGCAGCGGCTTCGAAAGTAGGTGCGATCGCAACTCTAGAGACAATAGAGGCAGATAAACCCAAAACCCTTGTTTCCCAGTACACTCCCCGAGCACCTTGGACTACATCTGGCCTTGCCAATACAGCTCCTCAAGAATCTATTGTGTCTCTGGAAGCAGGCAGCCAGATTCGCTATCAAATTAGCAACTACAGCGATCGTCCTTTGTACTGGCTGTTATTGAGCGTTAACGGCACTCAGCCGATCGCCTGTTACTCCCAAGCCGATCAGTCCGAGGTGATTGCCGACCGCATTGCCCCGGGGACCAGCCTAACCGTCCCACCAGAGGGCAACAAGTGGAAACTCCACGGCCCCGCTGGCTTCTGCACAACCTATGTGATCGTCAGTCGCCAGCCCCTAACTAAAACCCTGACACATCTTCAAGACCAAGTGGGACAGGATGCCGCAGGTGAAGTGGTCACCTTTTCCGAACTCCTGGAGGTAACACGTCAGCTCCTAAAAGACCTCAACGACATGAGTACAGAAGCCGCGAAAGCTGCTGAAATTGCAGCAGATGCGGGGTGGGCCTTAGATCTCGATCAGTGGGCAACCTTTAAGTTTTTCCATCAGGTTGTCTAA
- the ppc gene encoding phosphoenolpyruvate carboxylase yields the protein MGSIADGSNSDLMMPPRTELLLQHRLTMIEALLEEVLQDECGQDLVDLLQQLRSMCSPEGQAPRVPEAEVLKVVEKLELGEAIRAARAFALYFQLINIAEQHYEQEASIYRTHGSLQERHVAPAATADGAAASQTPYTDARGGSAEHIENSLYEMTPPDHNLGTFSWLFPQLKRLNVPTRHIQQLIDALDVKLVFTAHPTEIVRSTIRNKQRRIVSLLSDLDAVESGLAARTRADWELDAARSLLTEEIRFWWRTDELHQFKPEVLDEVEYGLHYFDEVLFDAIPQLYRRLSQNLQEAFPQLQPPQYDFCKFGSWVGSDRDGNPSVTPEITWQTACYQRDLVLQKYISAVTKLIDLLSLSMHWCDVRPDLLDSLEQDQLLMPEIYDQLAIRFRQEPYRLKLSYILKRLKNTRDRNSQQTQGGDLFAAPLATTLQEPQYYTNVEAFLSELLVINQNLQGTGLHCRELEDLICQVEIYGFNLTQLDIRQDSSYHSDAITEIADYLQILPQPYNELSEAERTQWLIQELQTRRPLIPTELPFSDRTKETIDTFKVARRLQEEFGQDICRTYIISMCHDVSDLLEVLLFSKETGLYDPATHRGTLHVVPLFETVDDLKRAPEVMTALFELPLYRTYLNAETSTETTENDNPEAEGAAPLALQEVMLGYSDSNKDSGFLSSNWEIYKAQQSLQKTAAPYGVSLRIFHGRGGSVGRGGGPAYEAILAQPGRTIDGRIKITEQGEVVASKYSLPELALYNLETITTAVIQASLLRSTIDDIDPWHEIMEDLSARSRKKYRSLIYEQDDFVDFFYQVTPIQEISQLQISSRPSRRRKGNTLDSLRAIPWVFSWTQSRFLVPAWYGVGTALEEFLTENSAEHLSLLQFFYAKWPFFKMVVSKVEMTLSKVDLQIAHHYVHELSKPEDRERFEHVFQQISDEYYLTRKLILMITGRKQLLDGDPNLKRSVQLRNGTIVPLGFLQVSLLNRLRNHQSLNAAGTGVRSQYSKGELLRGALLTINGIAAGMRNTG from the coding sequence ATGGGTTCCATTGCTGACGGATCTAATTCAGATTTGATGATGCCGCCGAGGACGGAGCTGCTGCTCCAGCATCGTTTGACGATGATTGAAGCGCTTTTAGAAGAGGTGCTGCAGGATGAGTGCGGGCAGGATCTGGTCGATTTGCTGCAGCAGTTGCGATCGATGTGTTCGCCAGAAGGGCAGGCACCGCGTGTTCCTGAAGCTGAAGTGCTCAAGGTGGTCGAGAAGCTGGAGCTAGGGGAGGCGATTCGTGCTGCCCGTGCTTTTGCGCTGTATTTTCAGCTGATCAATATTGCCGAGCAGCATTACGAACAAGAAGCCAGTATTTACCGGACCCATGGGTCGCTGCAGGAGAGGCACGTTGCCCCAGCGGCGACCGCAGACGGTGCCGCTGCATCTCAGACGCCCTATACCGATGCTCGGGGTGGCTCAGCGGAGCATATTGAGAATAGTCTCTATGAGATGACGCCCCCAGATCACAATTTGGGAACGTTCTCGTGGCTGTTCCCGCAGCTCAAGCGCTTAAATGTGCCGACGCGCCATATCCAGCAGCTCATTGATGCGTTGGATGTGAAGCTGGTGTTTACGGCTCACCCGACTGAAATTGTGCGGTCTACCATTCGTAATAAGCAGCGCCGAATTGTCAGTCTGCTTAGTGATTTAGATGCTGTTGAGTCAGGGTTAGCGGCCCGTACCCGCGCAGATTGGGAGTTAGATGCGGCCCGCTCGTTGCTGACGGAAGAGATTCGATTTTGGTGGCGCACCGATGAGCTACATCAGTTTAAGCCTGAGGTGCTGGATGAGGTGGAGTATGGACTCCACTATTTTGATGAGGTGCTGTTTGACGCCATTCCGCAGCTTTATCGGCGTCTGTCTCAGAATTTGCAAGAGGCTTTCCCGCAGCTACAGCCACCCCAGTACGACTTCTGTAAGTTTGGCTCTTGGGTGGGCTCAGATCGGGATGGAAATCCCTCTGTTACGCCTGAGATTACTTGGCAGACGGCCTGTTATCAACGCGATCTGGTGCTGCAGAAGTACATCAGTGCCGTTACGAAGCTGATTGACCTGCTGAGCCTATCGATGCATTGGTGTGATGTCCGGCCTGATTTGCTCGATTCCCTAGAGCAGGATCAGCTGCTGATGCCTGAAATTTATGACCAGCTCGCTATTCGCTTTCGCCAAGAACCCTACCGGCTGAAGCTCTCTTATATTCTTAAACGGCTCAAGAATACTCGCGATCGCAACTCTCAGCAGACCCAAGGTGGCGATCTGTTTGCTGCTCCTCTGGCGACAACCCTTCAGGAGCCGCAGTACTACACCAATGTCGAAGCTTTTTTATCAGAGCTACTGGTTATCAACCAGAATCTGCAGGGGACTGGTCTCCACTGCCGTGAACTGGAAGACCTCATTTGCCAGGTTGAAATATACGGTTTTAATCTGACTCAGCTCGATATTCGCCAAGATAGCTCCTACCACTCTGATGCCATCACCGAGATTGCCGACTATCTGCAAATCTTGCCCCAACCTTACAACGAGCTGTCTGAGGCCGAGCGAACGCAGTGGCTCATTCAAGAACTGCAGACCCGACGGCCTTTAATCCCAACAGAGCTTCCCTTCTCCGATAGAACAAAAGAGACCATTGACACCTTCAAGGTGGCGCGGCGACTGCAGGAAGAATTTGGCCAAGACATCTGCCGCACCTACATCATCAGCATGTGCCACGACGTCAGTGACCTCCTAGAAGTGCTGTTGTTTTCCAAAGAAACCGGACTCTACGATCCTGCAACCCATCGTGGCACGCTCCATGTGGTGCCGCTATTTGAAACCGTAGACGATCTCAAGCGCGCCCCTGAGGTGATGACGGCGCTGTTTGAGCTACCGCTCTACCGAACCTATCTAAATGCAGAAACCTCCACCGAAACTACAGAGAACGACAACCCTGAGGCAGAAGGTGCAGCTCCCCTTGCTTTGCAGGAGGTAATGCTTGGCTATTCAGATAGTAATAAAGACTCTGGGTTCCTGAGCAGTAACTGGGAAATCTATAAGGCTCAGCAGTCTTTGCAGAAAACGGCAGCTCCCTATGGCGTCTCCCTACGGATCTTTCACGGTCGGGGTGGCTCGGTGGGTCGGGGGGGGGGGCCTGCCTACGAAGCGATTTTGGCCCAGCCCGGTCGCACCATCGATGGCCGCATCAAAATCACTGAGCAGGGAGAAGTTGTTGCCTCTAAGTACTCGCTGCCAGAGTTAGCGCTGTATAACCTAGAAACGATTACGACGGCGGTGATTCAAGCGAGTCTGCTGCGTTCAACCATTGACGATATTGATCCCTGGCATGAGATCATGGAGGATCTGTCAGCGCGATCGCGGAAGAAATATCGCTCTTTGATTTATGAGCAGGATGACTTTGTGGATTTCTTCTATCAGGTCACCCCTATTCAGGAAATTAGCCAGCTACAGATTAGCTCACGCCCCAGCCGTCGTCGGAAGGGCAATACATTAGACAGTCTGCGGGCGATTCCTTGGGTGTTTAGCTGGACCCAAAGTCGCTTTTTGGTTCCGGCCTGGTATGGCGTGGGGACAGCCCTAGAGGAGTTCTTGACCGAAAATTCGGCAGAGCATCTGAGTCTTCTGCAGTTTTTCTATGCCAAGTGGCCTTTCTTCAAGATGGTGGTGTCCAAGGTTGAGATGACGCTCTCGAAGGTGGATTTACAAATTGCTCACCATTATGTTCATGAGCTATCGAAGCCGGAGGACCGAGAGCGCTTTGAGCACGTCTTCCAGCAAATTTCAGACGAATACTACCTGACCCGCAAGCTGATTTTGATGATTACTGGGCGCAAGCAGCTTCTCGATGGCGATCCTAATCTGAAGCGCTCTGTCCAGCTTCGTAACGGCACCATTGTTCCCCTTGGGTTTTTGCAAGTTTCGCTGCTTAATCGATTGCGAAACCACCAGAGTCTGAATGCGGCGGGCACCGGGGTACGGTCTCAGTACAGCAAGGGTGAGCTGCTGCGGGGAGCCTTGCTGACCATCAACGGCATTGCCGCCGGGATGCGGAATACAGGATAG
- the sat gene encoding sulfate adenylyltransferase encodes MLKHQDVIEAHGGELINRIASEAQRQEFLSKAEQLPSVQLDARATSDLEMIAIGGFSPLTGFMEQQDYEQVVHKMHLANGLPWSVPITLSVTEDIANPLEIGSLVRLNDPDGRFVGVLELTQKYAYDKKQEALQVYRTDEDKHPGVKVVYDQGGINLAGPVWLLERHPHPLFPSYQIDPAQSRALFKEKGWRTVVGFQTRNPIHRAHEYIQKCALETVDGLFLHPLVGATKSDDIPAHIRMRCYEIMMEHYFPQDRVTLAINPAAMRYAGPREAIFHALVRKNYGCTHFIVGRDHAGVGDYYGTYDAQHIFDELDADAMGIVPMKFEHAFFCKKTESMATTKTSPSGPEDRIHLSGTKVREMLRRGELPPPQFSRPEVAKVLAEAMQSAATA; translated from the coding sequence ATTTTGAAGCATCAAGACGTGATCGAAGCCCACGGTGGTGAACTCATTAATCGCATTGCTTCTGAAGCTCAGCGACAGGAGTTTTTAAGCAAAGCAGAACAGTTACCGAGCGTCCAGTTAGACGCCAGAGCAACCTCTGATTTAGAGATGATCGCCATCGGTGGCTTTAGCCCGTTGACGGGTTTCATGGAGCAGCAGGACTACGAACAGGTTGTCCACAAAATGCATTTGGCCAATGGCCTACCGTGGTCAGTGCCCATTACTTTATCTGTCACTGAAGATATTGCTAATCCCCTAGAGATTGGCTCTCTTGTCCGCCTCAATGATCCTGATGGCCGTTTTGTGGGCGTCTTGGAGCTGACACAAAAGTATGCCTACGATAAGAAGCAGGAAGCCCTCCAGGTTTATCGAACCGACGAAGATAAGCATCCGGGCGTGAAAGTCGTTTACGACCAAGGAGGTATCAACCTTGCGGGTCCAGTTTGGCTACTAGAGCGTCATCCTCATCCCCTGTTCCCCTCTTACCAAATCGATCCAGCCCAGTCCCGAGCGCTTTTCAAAGAGAAGGGCTGGCGAACCGTTGTCGGTTTTCAAACTCGTAACCCGATTCATCGCGCCCATGAGTATATTCAAAAGTGCGCTTTAGAAACGGTGGATGGTCTCTTTCTGCATCCGCTGGTGGGCGCGACGAAAAGTGACGACATCCCAGCCCACATCCGAATGCGGTGCTACGAGATTATGATGGAGCATTATTTCCCACAGGATCGCGTCACGCTGGCGATTAATCCAGCAGCGATGCGCTATGCCGGTCCCCGAGAAGCAATTTTCCATGCTCTTGTGCGTAAAAACTATGGCTGTACTCACTTCATCGTGGGCCGCGACCATGCGGGCGTTGGAGACTACTACGGCACCTACGATGCTCAGCATATCTTTGATGAGTTAGACGCTGACGCCATGGGAATCGTGCCGATGAAATTTGAGCATGCATTCTTCTGCAAGAAGACTGAGTCTATGGCAACAACGAAGACGAGTCCTAGCGGGCCTGAAGATCGAATTCACCTCTCAGGTACAAAGGTACGCGAAATGCTACGTCGGGGAGAACTTCCCCCTCCTCAGTTCTCTCGTCCTGAGGTTGCCAAGGTCTTAGCAGAGGCAATGCAGTCAGCTGCAACTGCCTAG
- a CDS encoding phosphoglucomutase/phosphomannomutase family protein, which translates to MPVLSSNHLTQKPIKFGTDGWRGVIAADFTFERLKKVAPVAAQVLSATYGESTGSRLVIVGYDRRFLSEEFAQVTADAVAQAGFDVLLSNDYAPTPAFSWAAYHRQALGALVITASHNPGQYSGLKVKGAFGGSVPLPVTQKIQSQLEAGSLPSAPATGQVTSFNPWPEYCQVLKSKVDLSLINTAINEGKLSVYVDPMHGATAGGLGQLLEAPIKELNSERDPLFGGGAPEPLPKYLPELIQALKSRQDQGVALGLVFDGDGDRIAAIDGQGEFLSSQFLIPILIDHLATHRGMTGEVIKTISGSDLFPRVAALHDLPIYETSIGYKYIADRMLETQETVLIGGEESGGIGYGNHIPERDGLLSALYLLEALAQTGKDLSELYQQLQARTDYHCAYDRIDVPLASDSVKVNLQGQLSSAPFQEILGQSVIDVGTGDGSKFRLADQSWLLVRFSGTEPVLRLYCEAANPARVDEILNWAKQWATQVDG; encoded by the coding sequence ATGCCTGTCCTCTCCTCAAATCATTTGACTCAAAAGCCGATCAAATTTGGTACTGATGGCTGGCGAGGGGTGATTGCAGCAGACTTTACCTTTGAACGGCTCAAGAAAGTTGCACCCGTGGCAGCCCAGGTGTTGTCGGCAACCTATGGCGAGTCGACGGGGAGTCGCTTGGTGATTGTGGGGTACGATCGTCGCTTCCTATCTGAGGAATTTGCCCAGGTTACGGCAGACGCCGTTGCCCAAGCCGGATTTGACGTTCTTCTTTCTAATGATTATGCTCCCACGCCTGCTTTCAGCTGGGCCGCCTATCATCGTCAGGCGCTAGGGGCATTGGTGATTACAGCCAGTCATAATCCTGGGCAATACTCTGGCCTCAAGGTGAAGGGTGCCTTTGGCGGATCAGTGCCGCTTCCTGTCACTCAAAAGATTCAGAGTCAGCTGGAAGCGGGTTCTCTGCCTTCAGCGCCTGCTACCGGCCAGGTCACGTCCTTCAATCCTTGGCCGGAGTACTGTCAAGTTCTCAAATCAAAGGTTGATCTGAGCTTGATCAATACAGCCATTAATGAAGGAAAGCTTTCTGTTTATGTAGATCCGATGCACGGGGCAACGGCGGGTGGTTTGGGACAGCTCCTTGAAGCGCCGATTAAAGAATTGAATAGCGAGCGAGACCCCCTCTTCGGTGGCGGTGCCCCTGAACCTCTCCCCAAATACCTACCGGAATTGATTCAGGCGCTGAAATCGCGCCAAGATCAGGGCGTGGCTTTGGGACTCGTGTTTGATGGTGATGGCGATCGGATCGCAGCGATAGATGGACAGGGCGAATTCTTGAGTTCTCAATTTCTGATTCCAATTTTGATTGATCACCTGGCGACCCATCGCGGCATGACTGGAGAGGTGATCAAAACGATTAGCGGCTCGGATCTTTTTCCTCGGGTGGCGGCGCTTCATGATCTACCAATTTATGAAACGTCTATTGGCTACAAGTACATCGCAGACCGAATGCTAGAAACTCAAGAGACGGTATTGATTGGGGGAGAAGAGTCAGGCGGAATTGGCTACGGCAATCATATTCCTGAGCGGGATGGCCTCTTGTCAGCGCTATACCTTCTGGAAGCGTTAGCTCAAACGGGTAAGGATTTAAGTGAGCTATATCAGCAGCTTCAAGCTCGAACAGATTATCACTGTGCCTACGATCGTATTGATGTTCCCCTTGCTAGCGATAGCGTCAAAGTCAATCTGCAGGGGCAGTTGAGCAGTGCTCCTTTTCAAGAAATCTTGGGACAGTCCGTTATCGATGTAGGCACGGGAGACGGCAGCAAATTCCGCCTTGCAGATCAAAGCTGGCTCTTGGTGCGCTTTAGCGGTACAGAGCCTGTTCTACGGCTGTACTGTGAAGCAGCTAATCCGGCACGCGTTGACGAAATTTTGAACTGGGCTAAGCAGTGGGCTACCCAGGTTGACGGGTAG
- a CDS encoding DUF3120 domain-containing protein, whose translation MQGVKPTEPLVQPVLDSPKIDILESRLHWWLFGASVLLVTLPVFVQAPLVRQWPTLSLLASLGWLGTGSYLRTRPRLQLWGDLLIGFTLAWFAGSIYWGWFRWEPLLHIPLEAIALPFAIWAWRASWCRVGMGFYLGSLLGTAITDLYFYLVDLIPFWRSLLRVDQTQAFTVLQSALVKVQTPWGSGWAMALILALCVIGIVPLLSGSMDHDRRLYRWVFSGAVLGTLMVDSLFLLVATRF comes from the coding sequence ATGCAAGGTGTTAAACCGACCGAACCGCTTGTACAGCCAGTATTAGACAGTCCAAAAATAGATATTTTAGAAAGCCGCCTCCATTGGTGGCTTTTTGGTGCGTCTGTTTTGTTAGTGACCCTGCCTGTCTTCGTTCAAGCTCCTTTGGTGCGCCAGTGGCCCACCTTGAGCCTACTTGCTTCACTTGGCTGGTTAGGGACGGGCAGTTATCTGCGAACTCGGCCGCGTCTCCAGTTATGGGGCGACCTGCTGATTGGGTTTACCCTGGCTTGGTTTGCGGGGTCAATTTATTGGGGTTGGTTCCGATGGGAACCGCTCTTGCACATTCCTTTAGAAGCGATTGCTCTACCGTTTGCTATTTGGGCTTGGCGAGCCTCTTGGTGTCGAGTGGGTATGGGCTTCTACCTTGGGTCTCTCTTGGGGACCGCGATTACCGATTTATATTTCTATCTTGTTGATTTGATTCCCTTTTGGCGTAGCTTACTCCGCGTTGATCAGACTCAGGCTTTTACCGTTCTTCAATCGGCCCTCGTCAAGGTTCAGACACCTTGGGGCTCGGGCTGGGCGATGGCCCTGATTTTGGCCCTGTGTGTGATTGGTATTGTCCCTCTTCTTTCCGGGAGTATGGATCATGATCGCCGTCTCTATCGCTGGGTTTTTTCTGGGGCGGTGTTGGGCACATTGATGGTGGATAGTCTTTTTCTATTGGTCGCAACCCGGTTTTAG
- a CDS encoding TIGR03279 family radical SAM protein has product MSDSTVQPALITHVLPDSIAAELGFEAGDRILSINDQRPRDLIDYRFLCADEFLTLDVLDAQGKPHQVELEKDFDADLGLEFETALFDGLIQCNNRCPFCFIDQQPPGRRQSLYLKDDDYRLSFLYGSYLTLTNLSAREWNRIEAMRLSPLYVSVHATEPEIRQRLLKNERAGQIVDQLHWFQERRLQVHAQVVLCPGINDGLHLERTLRDLAQFHIGEVPAVASVAVVPVGLTRFRPNLDELEPVGDAIATQVITQVQTLQTQFQQELGSTFAWLADEWFLIAGQPLPPASHYENYPQIDNGVGSIRLFLQQFQQAALALPPQVNPARCYTWVVGNTVARAFQPIIERLNQVQGLEIKMAALASHYWGQTMTVTGLLTGQDILKALQGQDLEEGLLLPQLMLKYGTQEFLDDTTVEQISQALNCDIYPVGGGAADLIQACIR; this is encoded by the coding sequence ATGAGCGACAGCACAGTGCAGCCCGCATTGATTACCCATGTTTTGCCCGACTCCATTGCCGCTGAGTTAGGGTTTGAGGCAGGAGATCGCATCCTCTCAATCAATGACCAACGGCCTCGCGATCTGATCGACTATCGCTTCTTGTGCGCTGACGAATTTCTGACCCTAGACGTATTAGATGCTCAAGGGAAGCCCCACCAAGTCGAACTTGAAAAAGACTTTGATGCAGATCTGGGCCTAGAGTTTGAAACCGCCCTCTTTGACGGACTGATTCAGTGCAACAACCGCTGTCCTTTTTGCTTTATCGATCAGCAGCCTCCGGGTCGTCGTCAGAGTCTGTATCTCAAAGATGATGACTACCGCCTCAGCTTTCTCTACGGCAGCTATCTGACGCTCACTAATCTGTCTGCCCGCGAGTGGAATCGCATTGAAGCGATGCGCCTCTCACCGCTCTATGTCTCGGTTCACGCAACGGAACCAGAAATACGCCAGCGGCTGCTTAAGAATGAGCGGGCGGGGCAAATCGTAGACCAGCTACACTGGTTTCAGGAACGACGGCTACAGGTTCATGCTCAGGTTGTTCTTTGTCCTGGCATTAATGATGGTCTTCATCTTGAGCGTACGTTAAGGGATCTGGCACAGTTTCACATAGGAGAAGTGCCGGCGGTGGCTTCGGTGGCGGTGGTTCCGGTGGGTTTAACGCGTTTTCGACCCAACCTAGATGAACTAGAGCCGGTGGGAGATGCGATCGCAACCCAGGTCATTACCCAAGTCCAGACTTTACAAACCCAGTTTCAGCAGGAGCTTGGCTCCACCTTTGCTTGGCTAGCAGACGAATGGTTCTTAATCGCAGGTCAACCTCTTCCCCCCGCCTCTCACTACGAGAACTATCCCCAGATTGACAACGGCGTCGGCTCCATTCGGCTCTTCCTGCAGCAATTCCAGCAAGCCGCATTGGCCCTTCCCCCCCAGGTCAATCCTGCCCGCTGCTACACGTGGGTCGTCGGCAACACCGTTGCAAGGGCCTTTCAGCCCATTATCGAACGCCTCAACCAAGTGCAAGGTTTAGAAATCAAAATGGCCGCCCTTGCTAGCCACTACTGGGGACAAACCATGACCGTCACCGGCCTACTAACAGGTCAAGATATTCTTAAGGCTCTGCAGGGACAAGACTTAGAAGAGGGTTTGTTGCTCCCCCAGCTCATGCTCAAGTACGGAACCCAGGAATTTCTGGATGACACAACTGTTGAGCAAATTTCTCAAGCCCTCAACTGCGACATCTATCCCGTCGGTGGGGGTGCTGCTGACCTTATTCAGGCCTGCATACGCTAA